One segment of Tenrec ecaudatus isolate mTenEca1 chromosome 1, mTenEca1.hap1, whole genome shotgun sequence DNA contains the following:
- the LOC142437413 gene encoding large ribosomal subunit protein eL43-like codes for MAKRTKKVGIVGKYGTRYGASLRKMVKKIEISQHATYTCSFCGKTKMKRRAVGIWHCGSCMKTVAGGAWTYNTTSAVIVKSAIRRLKELKDQ; via the coding sequence ATGGCCAAACGCACCAAGAAGGTTGGGATCGTGGGCAAATATGGGACCCGTTACGGCGCCTCCCTcaggaaaatggtgaagaaaattgaaatcagCCAACATGCCACGTACACTTGCTCCTTCTGTGGCAAAACCAAGATGAAGAGACGCGCTGTGGGCATCTGGCACTGCGGTTCCTGCATGAAGACAGTCGCCGGTGGGGCCTGGACCTACAATACCACCTCTGCTGTCATAGTAAAGTCTGCCATCAGAAGACTGAAGGAATTGAAAGACCAGTAG